In Limibacter armeniacum, a single window of DNA contains:
- a CDS encoding tetratricopeptide repeat protein, producing the protein MANLAKAQPRLPKLEDVDMLLTNVTVQIEITSGIDAMYNFDFKVAESQFNWLKQHYPDHPLPYFLIGLNYWWQIMPNVENSTYDKEFFNYMDKSISLAETMHKQHSENPEASFFLAAAWAFKARLLGERHDWTKATVASKTALTYFNETKELAGEGELGSEMFFGDGLYNYYVEWLKENYKVLRPVLWFFEDGNKELGLEQLEKAGSEAFYTRIEAMYYLVRIHSTGDGNIQRALQLIEYLHQKYPKNAYFHRFYARILYQLGKYSEMRPVAASLLKNVEEKKPGYEAISGRYAAFYLASYYHDYIMDRKQAAFYYYKTVQFAEEIKEYESGYYLFSLRKLGRIAKSENMYDIAKDHYDKLLKYADRNSSLHKEARKFKKEYKQWKKSNHGKEAEAATDENS; encoded by the coding sequence ATGGCGAATCTGGCAAAAGCACAACCTCGCCTACCAAAACTGGAAGATGTGGACATGCTGCTAACCAACGTAACTGTACAAATCGAGATCACCTCTGGTATTGATGCCATGTACAATTTTGATTTCAAGGTAGCAGAAAGTCAATTTAACTGGCTGAAACAGCATTATCCTGATCACCCGTTACCCTATTTCCTGATTGGGCTTAACTACTGGTGGCAAATTATGCCCAATGTAGAAAACAGCACCTACGATAAGGAGTTCTTCAATTACATGGATAAATCGATCAGCTTGGCAGAAACTATGCACAAGCAGCACTCCGAAAATCCTGAAGCTTCTTTCTTTTTGGCTGCTGCATGGGCTTTTAAGGCAAGACTGTTAGGAGAAAGACATGACTGGACGAAAGCGACAGTTGCATCCAAAACCGCATTGACTTATTTCAACGAAACCAAAGAACTGGCAGGAGAAGGAGAGTTAGGCTCAGAAATGTTCTTTGGTGACGGATTATACAATTACTATGTAGAGTGGCTTAAGGAGAATTACAAAGTGCTTCGTCCTGTTCTATGGTTTTTTGAAGACGGCAACAAAGAATTAGGACTTGAGCAGCTTGAGAAAGCAGGCTCAGAAGCGTTCTATACCAGAATAGAGGCCATGTACTATTTGGTTCGTATTCATTCAACAGGTGATGGAAATATCCAGAGAGCCTTGCAACTGATTGAATATTTGCACCAAAAATATCCGAAAAATGCATACTTCCACCGTTTCTATGCACGTATCCTTTACCAATTAGGTAAGTACAGTGAAATGAGACCGGTTGCTGCATCACTTCTGAAAAATGTAGAAGAGAAAAAACCTGGCTATGAGGCTATCAGTGGCAGGTATGCGGCATTTTATTTGGCTTCTTATTACCATGACTATATTATGGACAGAAAGCAAGCCGCATTCTATTATTACAAAACTGTCCAGTTTGCTGAAGAAATTAAAGAATATGAGTCAGGTTACTACCTGTTCTCACTCCGGAAGTTAGGTCGTATTGCAAAATCTGAAAACATGTATGACATTGCCAAGGATCATTATGACAAGCTTCTCAAATACGCAGACAGAAATAGTTCTCTCCACAAGGAAGCCCGAAAGTTCAAAAAAGAATACAAACAGTGGAAAAAATCGAACCACGGAAAGGAAGCCGAAGCCGCCACTGATGAAAACTCATAA